DNA from Apostichopus japonicus isolate 1M-3 chromosome 15, ASM3797524v1, whole genome shotgun sequence:
GCAAGCTACACACCAGTTTGAACTTCCTGCAACttctacttcttgagatactgtgtaaaacaatgttttcagactttaacccgtgctgacctcaaatgacctaatGATAAAACCCAACAACGATCCCTTTAACCAGTTCGACCTAAGGAGAACCTacagaccaaatatgaaatgtacgttaaattgaaagtttgaggACAGTTAGCGAAATTTTCGGAACATACCGTGGATTATATACCGAAGGCCTTATGTCTTAGAACTTATAGCGTAAGTCTAGTCtatgatttatttgtatttatgcGCCTTGCATTTGTCACTATTGATTGTTCGTGTTAACGACAGCTTCAATACGCATCATGAAGATTTGGATATGTCTATCAAGAGCttagttttcttcttttggaGGTATTCATTGGTATTTGTAAAGGCAATTAGCAGCATAGGCCTATAGtcaaacaataaacaatgttTGTTATTGTCCGACGTCACGTGATAGAGATAAACTTTATTGGCTGATTTTAAAATTTGAATAAGAAAGGTGTGATGTGCATGCATAATTGTTTGGGCCCTATAGCCCAAAGTCAAGTTTTACGAAAAGGTTAATTTCTCGTGAAATTAGGGTTCGCCGAGTAAAAAATTCTATCACAGTAATCTCTCTTTCATCAATCGCAAGTTGCTGACGGGTAAATGGATGCAAGTGAGAATGGAATGCTAATAATTCCAGATAAATGCAATATGGACCATTAATAATGTTCATTCGGGTAAGTATACCCGTAAACGACCGTTACAAGTTCTAAACGTCTTGACAGTCAATGCTGTATGCCATGCAATTCGAACATCCGACAACCTCCTAGTTTTGCTTAAAATGTTTCTTGCTCAAAACTTCTTTATTATCGAGTTAGTTTACAACACATTCTATAGACAGTTTCGTAATTATGACAAATTTATCGTccagacacacacatacacacaccataaatattattatgttgGTGTATACTAAAGACATGGAAGCAAGTTAATCGACAGTAATGGAAGAAAAACATCAAgccaagtaaaaaaaaaaggtgctcACGTCATGAACATAtatagttttttgtttttttatcattaagtTAGCGAAATAGACTACGTCGGGCCATTCTATCAATCATATATAGGCCAGTGGATGGTTCCCAACAATATCTACGGGGAATCGAATATTTATCGTACTGATATTTTGCACGTATATTTTATGTGGAGTgtttaagaaaataaaattctACCCAACTCAACATGTCAACATTCCTcttgttctttctttatttattaaaaaaaaattaaaaaaaaaaattatttgttgAATCTATAGTTAAAAACACGGCAATACTAATACACACTTTATCATTATGGAATGAACTGCGAACTACCAACTACCAAATGATACATCAGATCCCCAAGGGGGCGTGGGGGGAGGTTATGTGGGGGTAGGGTGGGTGGAGAATCACCTCAGAGCCCGACTTTTGACATATTATGTGTCATATTCTTGTAAACTACAAAATAATCTGACTCCATATATGCGTTTGGTTTAACAAATTCCAGTTGTAGGTAATATTAGTATATATGATTTTCACACACGCACAGGTATACTACTTCTTATCAACACGTCCGATCGCCACTGTTTAATTCCTTGAAAATTTGAGTGGTCCCAGCTCTCTGCAAGAGGAGCGCCACCAATCCTCAATGGATGTTTTCTGTTTTCGTAATAAACGTATCTCTTTTTCGCTCTTTTCTTCAAGATGAATTAACTTCTGCACTACACGACATAAACTTTCTGGCTTAAACGTTAAACTTCTCGTCCATCTTTTGATGGAACCTAATTGTCTCcatttgaaatattcattaaataatGTATCATTGCGATCTACTCTTTCCAAGAAACGAGCAAGTTGTTGAGTCGAATTGAAATCCTCCGCGAATATAAACGAGTTCTCTGGTAATATCTTTACAtaatcagatttgtcagcaccgAATACTACTGGGATCAAACCTCTCTCGAAAGAATTATGCCAAACTTTTTCAGTGATATATTCTCTACAAGGGGTATTTTCCAGAGCAAGATAAAATTTATATTGACTGAAAACTTTTTCACAGTGATCCTTCTCTTCCTTTCGGCATGAGAGATTGCCACATTTACCAAACATGTCCACCGGTAAATACGTCGAGAGGTGCTTCACAAAACCCAATCGATCCCACGAAGACATGATACAATTCGACGCAACCCATAAGAcactctttgttttgttttccgcCCAGTTGATTAAACTTGGGCTGTCTTTAagctgtttcttcttcttcttcttcgtggTGCTTTTGAAAGGTGTAAATACTCCATAAGGAACGACAATATCAGAATCAGAGAGATAGGTTAAGGTAATATTGAAGACAGCGCCGTAAGACTTCGGTAGCATGCAGTATTTACAATGAACAGGACTCTCTCGAGAGAAGAAAACCCATATTTGACCTTTTGGACGGGCTCTGAGAAGGAAAAGCAAAACgaaaagagagagggagaggagaGAGAAAAGATTCAATTGATATTTGCAAAACAAGTGCTGGTTGTAGgggtggtgtgtgtgtgtgggggggggggtggtttttAGTGAGCATCAGGGACAAAGGTGTGTGTGGGGGCGTTGTTAGTGAGCATCAGGGACaacgggggggggtggggttgtaaGGGACAACAACAATctataaacacaaaataaaatatcctTCAAAGCGTCATAATCAAATTTCTACCAGTTACGGTTCTTGAAATAGCGTTTAATCAAGAACTACTTTCAGATATCTTTTGAGCCAGTGTAATTGAAATTTGAACCACCGCAAACATAGGGACATTGTACCAAAAACGAACGACCCACACGTCAAGTTTGACTATTTCATTTTGATCAAAGGTAACGTGCTTAAAAGGCTTTCATATTTGTTgtctctgttgacctcaattgacctccAGCGTAAAGTTTAGACTTGCTGTTCgtcataataatacataatacatgCACAGACGTTCTTCAAGTTATGATTCATGAGTTTTAGAATACAGAGCTTTTGAATTGTTCACAGTTTTGATCTCTGTAATGATATTTGACTTTATTCACAGGTATGTGCAAGGTACCTACGTGGCAATTATGTCATATGTCTGAACAAGCCctcttcttgagttatcgtgtctATACAAGCTTCGTCGTTACACACACGTACATACattacacacacactcacaaacTCACGAAACATACGCACCCGCACAGAGGAAAAACACACTTCAACATGACTGCAAAATGTATGCGGCGTACGGTAAAATGTACCAATTAACCACAGCAAGAAGTCTCCTTCAAGCGAAATAACTCTATTAGAACACATACTGGTAGTTCAAGAGAGCAATGTGAAACATGCTTGTCTTCCAGGTAAATGTCCCTGGCCGACTTAACCTcattctccctcccctcccctcccccactcccacccctccctcaaccTAACCCTGGCCAATGTTCAACGCTCAGAGCAGACAGTTTAACCTTTGTCTTCAGAACTGTTCACCGAAGATGCCGCAAGACTCTAACTGCAGAAACAAAAGATATATTATTACTTTATGGTCGGGCGCTTTGCCTTGCTGATGACTTTTCCAATGACGCAGCTTCACAGGAAACTATTAATAGGCTGTTTCCTTTCCTACATTTTCGTATGGCGATGTTCTTCTGATCAGAGTACTTCAAAGGAACATCTGTCTCACAAAGTTATGTATATAGCAATTAACTTGACAATTTGGATTCCCGGTGTGACATTATCTTTCAAAATCATGTCCTCGTTGCACTGCCATAGCTGATTGCCATGAAGAATGGATAGGAAATTTAGTCGACGATATATTAAAAACATCCACCAGACACTGGATATAGTTCCTTCCACCAGACACTTGATAGTTCAAACAAACCACTTCTGCTTGAATAGCGTGGTACATTGAAATGATGCTTTGACTATACGTACGGTGCGACCACAAAAGTTAAATTTATGCCGCATGATATAGCCGCAATGCGCTAATTCCTGGCTGATGAGAAGATATTGGTTGAACCGAAAACTTGTTTTGTGTGCTCgtatttgaaatttcatttgaCCAACAAACTTGTAGTTAGCGCTCTTAATGTTTGAGAAATAATGTATGAACATTTTGTTCGCCTTCCTTTGCACATCTGTCGTTCTCAGACGAAGTGGTTGGATCAGCAATGACCCAAAACGTGTCCGAAAACGTAAAACTTACTGTTCAAACTTTGGAAATAAAGAGGTTCCTCATGCAACTTGGCTGGCTTAGGCCTACATAATGCACATACTCGGAAATAGACCAAATTAAACCTTGTACGAAAACGTAGGACTTTAAGATGTGCTTTATTTCTGTAAAATTGCTATAATGCTGAATTCAGGATGACGCTTGCTCTTCAGTCGATGACTATCAATTGTTAATGTCAAATTCGTAATGTATAAACCCTTGAAATCACCTAACCAAAAGAACCTTTTTTTAAAGTCCATACAAACAACAGATGATTAAAGATATCCTCGACAAATGTGTAATGGATTGTAATCAATCTGGTTAGCTAACTCTATTTAAGTTTTATACAATGTAAAAAACTTTGGttaagaaacgtctgatgccggtaatctgacctagtttcgaatgaggtgtaacagaagtgttagacaccaccatcgatcccagaaaatacacacatagcttgctaccgtcggtaattagacactagtgtacagtgaatacatacagctacggtcaatacccacaacacagtgtacatagcagcgatggacatctctgaTCCAGCTAAAAGATAAGAAGGtaatcacgtttcattactgtctgcattttgtagcgacaacaggcgcgtagccaggaatttgccaagggaggggcgaaactgtagtttcggcattgcaaactatctaagcgtagcgccaccatgagttggcgcgaagcgtgcaagaaaattttggctgaaaatgcctcccagatcgctggaaatggcacttcccaggccttgtaagttgcatcttttCTCTTTTGATAATACTAGCGATATCGTAAAAacatttaagattttttttaaatatgctcaagggggggggctgccccctttgccccccccccttggaagaatacttcacttgcaagcaacggaaagttaactttttcagagcgcggcacgcggtttgggcgagtcttcccAAACTCTCGCTGTACTATGTTAGATTAAGCAGTATACAGCCTCTTCGATCGCCGAGGCTCTGATATTTTCAAGGGTCTCAGTGAATAAATGCTAGAGAAATATCACCTAATATAGGTATGCTACACTGACATCAACAGGAGTTTTCCTGCCTATAATTGTGCCTACATTCATCCTATTGTGCAAACCATGCAATTAACTTGAACCAAGGAgttgttaccatgacaactacCTCCTTGAAAAGCACTCCTTACCGTATGAGCTTGTCCCAAGGTTTTTCAATCATATGATAAAAGACTACGACGTCGGCCTTCTTTAAATCTTCAATGTTTACACTTCTCGTTATCTGCATATGGCATTGGCATTTGTTACAAAGGTAAGTACCGTCTCGTATCAGCGCAGTTATATCGCACCAAATCAATAAGTTTTTACTACAGTTATATACCGGTACTTTAGTACTTGATAGATGTAAGTCATTTTTGGCTTTCGCTTGAGGCACGGATGCCTTAGAGTTATTAATttggtttaatattttactCTCCATCTTTCTGAATATAGATGCGTCTGATTGCTTTGAATTCTTCTTTAATTTCGGCGGATCATGAAAGGAACCATTCACACTCAAATGTGAGACTGTAGTAGGGGATGGAGAAAAGCCAAAGCTTTGTCCGACACTTTTGGTTGCATTTAAATACACCGGTGTAGTTTGGTCAGTTTCTAGTTGGACGTCTGCTTCATGAAAGGACTTGAGAGTCAACAACTGACTGTCGCTTGAATGCCACGATAGTTGCACTCCAACAATGAAAACAACGTAGATGAAACATACAAATATAGCCAAATGAGTAAACAAATTCTGGTTAGCCATTATTATTTAGCAAGTAGAAACGCCTGTGGCTACCAGAACGGTTCCATATGGCAACAAGAGGACTCCGGTTTGCTGGTATATTATTGTAAAACCTTTGTTTATTATTCATAACGCTGTAGCTGTACAACTCAACGATAAACGTCCGTGCATCATGTGACTTTCATAACCGCTTGACATTGGTCAACAGTCTGTGTGTTAGGCTAAATAGCCTAGGTAATGTTTTAGCCTATTAACCTTTGAAATGGCTACCGCAATAAGCCGATAGTCATGTACACATTACGATGGTAGACACAAGTACGATATCAGTATTTTGCTTGGTCTAATTGGTTCAGACGACGACACTTATCGTGAAAGCCCTCCCGTAATTGTACAGATGACCCATCGATGCTCTTGCTTTGAGACCACCACATGTTCCCGTTTTTGTTGCGGTTATTTTCACGTTTGTCTAACATTTCAGTTAACTATTTCTGTTCGTCATCTGAGTTCGGATAAAGCAGTCAGCGTTTAGCGATGTGAGCCATTTGTATCCAACCATAGCAACATCACGGACGACGAAAGCCACGTGACAATCAGTTGACTCAGCAATGCAGCCTGGCTGACAGAGACTCCAACTGGAAATTAACATCAACTGAAGATTGATAGTGCTTAGGGGACTCGTTATACCCTCTGCCCTTGTTTACGAAACCTGCGggggaaaataaagaaagaacacATGGTCTACATacgacacacacacatatataaatatatatatataaatattatatatatttatatacagtggcgtaggaaggtacttttgagtggggggggggctgaagattgatggccggcctgggggaggggtctaaggggagggggttccctcTCCCcattggaaattttttgcatttccaggtggactcagatgcaatttggtgcaatatagcacacttcaacacccactccattttgtaaataattttgcattttcacctggccttagatgcaatttggtgctccaaatgagatatttttctcatttggaaatgaaaaaggggttttctgacttgcgaagcggggggggggggggtggggcggaatgatacttccgcccctccatatttttcactggggggctggcgcccccagcccccggttcctacgcccttgtttatatatatatatatatatatatatatatatatatatatataaatatatatatatatatataaatatatatatatatatatatatatatatatatatatatatatatatatatatatatgtatatatatatatctttatatcttCTACAAATAAGCGTGCTACCGTactcatatctatatataagcGCGCTActcatttgtatatataatcGTCGTAATCATGTCTATCCATTTCAAGTTCCCTGTTGTTAGTTccagggctggaaaaccttgcgaaccttccgaaccaggttcgcgggaaatccgcgatgctcgcgggaaatccagcctcgctggagaaaaaaaaaatcggggaAAAAAAACGGGtcgaaacttaaaaaaaaaacacgaaggagcaaaaaagtacatctgtaaaaacaataaggaaaatttcagaagaaaagtttcagaaacaaaagaaaaatgtccagAGAGCGTGCTggcaattttagtcacaatagcctataatgagtaatgatgtgtccccaacccactcaCAAGGGCAATGTCACACGGACACacacggcccagcgcgggaagcttgctgtaataaatcagcctcgcgggaaatgttttgaacaatattgccattccacatttgtttaatacttatattgtattttagctagtaaacgttttctttcgtatgaatttgacttcaattcagtgttccctctaaggtgccggattcccttcaactgactcagtaatcccgcaaagaaaacattcgTTTGCtagaaatccccgcatcgttttcttgcattcgcgataagtttatactcaatgcacaactTGACAGAGAAAAACTTGACAGAGAAAAAACTctgaaagatccagcaaaacaatttcgaaaaattcacgcgaaactggcatatcgtgctaaatgcaactaatgtcatgtaaacaaggctctagtacacccatttaagCAAAAAActgtaagaccacatctggtgtaaagctgggggaaaagaaagtattttctagaatttccaaaaatacggaaaaaaataatatcctaccatagttaagtgcataccaaatagcctaaccacctcgtcggttacggatctcacgtaacaacaaaaacactactaattgtattttgtgaactttacgttttctacaagaacatggaaataatattaagcatttagtttataatgccaagtggcctaaaacatgttttattacaaggtttactttcataaagatggccatagctagtGGGGCCTCGATGTGCTGCGTGTATAGGTATTGACTGtacctcgtgtatcatggggaatactacatgaaacgtttcttggaaacttgccaaaaatgttaacaaacaggtgttagacagggttagacaggggatgagcgcgcAGTTGTTTGGTAAGTTACCTgagaaaattcgcagcacatgtacagtatcctaCCGTGTATTTAAGTAGGgtaaaccgtactgcagttgtaaactgatgtacgcaTTGTGTgtgctattcattgttaggcagtctagaaacggggctttgccgaacgctgtttgtttcataatatcgtaAGTTctttaagttaaactttttaaagattgtaagacagattaaatgtattttcattttacaacgtaatatagctactctaacttgtcatttgaaaattttcaacagcttcttgacaatttaaattcaaaaatgttgtcagtattttgcatcctcaactgcgaattttttatcgctagacacgcaaaaataccaaaattttcCGGGGTCTTtgccccctggacccccacaaggggttccaccccttgaccccaccagggccctagggcgggcccctggacccacacctttatgctcgcacgctacGCGTGCTCGGCGTGTTCGCTGCGCGAACACCAGCGGGAAATCGgaagtgtgttcgcgggaaattgaacaaggttttccaacactggtTAGTTCAATACACGATTGGATTGGCTGGTCTATCAAAATTtgattt
Protein-coding regions in this window:
- the LOC139981625 gene encoding 3-galactosyl-N-acetylglucosaminide 4-alpha-L-fucosyltransferase FUT3-like yields the protein MANQNLFTHLAIFVCFIYVVFIVGVQLSWHSSDSQLLTLKSFHEADVQLETDQTTPVYLNATKSVGQSFGFSPSPTTVSHLSVNGSFHDPPKLKKNSKQSDASIFRKMESKILNQINNSKASVPQAKAKNDLHLSSTKVPVYNCSKNLLIWCDITALIRDGTYLCNKCQCHMQITRSVNIEDLKKADVVVFYHMIEKPWDKLIRARPKGQIWVFFSRESPVHCKYCMLPKSYGAVFNITLTYLSDSDIVVPYGVFTPFKSTTKKKKKKQLKDSPSLINWAENKTKSVLWVASNCIMSSWDRLGFVKHLSTYLPVDMFGKCGNLSCRKEEKDHCEKVFSQYKFYLALENTPCREYITEKVWHNSFERGLIPVVFGADKSDYVKILPENSFIFAEDFNSTQQLARFLERVDRNDTLFNEYFKWRQLGSIKRWTRSLTFKPESLCRVVQKLIHLEEKSEKEIRLLRKQKTSIEDWWRSSCRELGPLKFSRN